Within Dreissena polymorpha isolate Duluth1 chromosome 13, UMN_Dpol_1.0, whole genome shotgun sequence, the genomic segment catataaatgaaaccatgtttgtcttatcccattttctaacaataatcttgccagatgtttaaaataacattgcgagtaaactgatcgctaacaatatgcaaacactcgtttccgtgacatacaatgatacatccaccgagtagattacaaataaataaataatgttgttgctatctaaaacattttcaTGCATctttgattatcacagacatttcattaattcctttttaatgtataatctccatcgttaattcgatcgtttacgacgttatttgccatttttgccgagtcacaatttaactctgtatagtccgccatgttgttaaaatgtcaaatgatgtaagcgacaggtgcgcatagcaacgttaaatcgtatacgcgattcgcattttgttaaattagtatacatctcagtaattatttcaataattagatctaattatcctaaaaacgaaaacgataaagaataaatttgtttgtgtttttaaacgtaattatgcgtaaaaatatgttttgatataactgaataatgcatgcaatgcacaattgccacaagaataacatcgagtttttcataaaaagtctccgaagtaacgattttatcgtggaggaatacacattgccgaccgaaaagtgcgcttggtataacatagtctctggcattatcgattgatactgacacggggttattcacacatgactaattcacagctttggagcagtcagtaagacctacctataaatcgagcactgtaatagattaaatatgctcaattaatatagtcgattagacgttgacgtctctcgagtaaatcaagcacagtcggagcgtcacagacaatcaaggccgctgattttgcggaccaagttaggtcataaggcaataaagatgttatctaTAGGGGcccgtggcgaaatttgcctttgaaaagggcagagtggctaTCCGTGAGGGCGGcatggcttttcgccacgctaaaatggcctgggaaaaacactagattGGACTTtccgtctctctgtctgtctgtccgtcacactttgcgttaaggtttcgaaaaaatgctcataacttctatgtcgcttcagatagcaacttgatatttggtatgcatgtgtatctcatggagctgcacattttgagtggtgaaaggtccaggtcatccttcaaggtcaaaggtaaaaaaaaacaaatccaagggaagtaataagctttaaagggagataattatctgtacctgccaaatgataaaaatagttaaataaatcaaagcgacacagtagggggcattgtgttattgaTAAACACATCTCGTGTTCTAAACTGTctagtaaacatccggtaatgttgctatctaaagtaatgatgcaattgacgtccaatcaagacgagggttttccatctgaacatgcgtaaatcacgttccgggatgtgccCGCATCAGCCTCAACGTAATGTTTTAGAATAACTGCCATCCTCGAACCGTATTTAATTTTAGACAATTtccgaaaacgtattaataactcATTAAAAATGAATTGCCACGAAAATAAACACGTTCCATGGGGATATAATATGATTTGGGTGTAAACTGATTTCATTCTTTTTGTTGCttgattccattatatcgtaattgtaaatgtttCATGCAAGTCCCGTTTCcaagatcatatacgagaattactacGATATGTTTACCGACACGTACAATCATTGATTAGACAGACGACacatgcttatctaaagtttgtgttttgtaatacacaggatattggattttcagtgcttgattgggcaataaaacaaagacgcagtcgacCGTCTTCAATAGGCTTTGTACttaccaacataataattaactctttcagtgcgggaaccgaattttgaaggcctttgcaaacagtttgcatccagatgagacgccacaaaacgtggcgtctcatctggatccaaactgtttgctattctgatagtattttttgaaaaaaaaatcgaagaaatgttaattgtagaaattcagcagatgacatttaagcagacgataaatttcccagcatgcaaagggttaatagtgCACAGGCATATCTTACATTTAGGGATAAAAAACATGGatgtgcttgtttgggccataaaacacAATGCCGATGGGTAGTTTCAGTAGCAAACATGTACAGAAATTAATgagttcgagtaataaagcacagagattatgatctgaaaactgcatggagtctgaaatgaaacaaaatgctgaCAAATCAAAAAAATATCTCCTTTAAGAAAGAAGAATTATAGTTTGGAAAATAAGAAGAAACATTagatatttcaaacaataattatatttatttgatttaatacaCCAACTTCTCAAAGTTTAGGAGCTGGAAAGAGATAGATTTGCATTGAaacccagtaaaacacacaacggtcaacttgACATcactataactcatgaataagttaaggtagaaacatacagtttacaccacaggaaaggaaattttattagctaaaactttcatttgagtgtttttcaataatagtTCAACTTTTATGAGAAAATTAGGTTTAGAGGCAATGAGGGTCGCGTTTCAAAGaggtagatttgcattgaaacCCACACAAAGGTCTAAtttacatgactataactgacAAATAAATATGGTAGAAGCATACAGTTtaaaccacaggaaaggaaattgtATTAGCTAACATTTTCTTAAtgagtgtttttcaataatatttaaacttttaggagaatatcaggttcaaaagcaatgagggtcataaaacagcgtttcGCCAATAATGCCCTAAAGAAAGGGAACTGATATTGATCagatggctatcagccactggtAAGCAGGCAGCTAGGTTTGGTGGTAACTGGAGAGGCATAATATGGGCCCAATGGCTGTCAGGAAAGGGTAAACACCTGTGCAGGTGGTGTTAAATTATTTGAGAGAAAAAGAAATATCTGCTGAATACATTGTGACTTCTGCTGTCCTTGTTCTTCTTCAGGTAAGacatttcattttataattattttctgtaaagttaaattaaagccacacaccttgaaatgaagtacatgttaatcaatacatatagatgcaatttgaaagtgtgcaaaatcgtCATTAAATCTAAaccctagttagcaagttatttatttttttaattttaaaaccgagagtaggatttctatatgtatactcacatttcaacaaacgcgattatttttacgttttaaagcgcaaatgagacagatttctaccttctaaccaccagatatattctaattgagatagataaattTAAATCTAtcgcctagttagcaagtaatttattatttttcaaacggtaccgctgtGAAAagcaaaagtaggatttctagacgtatacgtccatttcgacagatgcgattatttttaagttctaaagcgcaaaagagacaatttctaccttgtaaccaccagctatattctaattggcaaagataaaatatgtttcttatttatacttaaatgtactatgccatgtatttcatttcaaggtgtgtggctttaacatttTACTATAGTTTTAACTGATAAATGATTAATTCCTATTTGGCAATTTTAGACTTATGCAATGTTATTTGTGCGCAttatcttatatatttatttgtaagttaattaaaaaataaacaattggaAATATTTCATTTCTGTTAATTGATGTAACTCCTTTTATGAAAAGTTATGTATGTTATTAATAGTGTGGCAGGCTTGATTTTGGAGTTTTAGTACTTTGATTgagttgtttcccctggaccataCCTGCGATTACTGTGTTGAACCAGGTGTATTACCTGACCCCAAGGGACTTCCTATTCCAACCAAATTAACGGCTTTTCATTGGTATAGGGAGCAGTTGAAAATAAGACTTGACTTGGTCAACATGTATAGATGATTGTTTACTTTAAAACttagatttgtgttttaaaaatggATGGAATATAGGCCTTTATAGTGCTTTTGGTAAATTTACCATTTTATGGTTGGGCTTTCCCATTTTTGTAAAGACGATGTTTATGTTCATAAATGGCAGATTCATTACATAATCACTATTTCATTCTTTCTTTGCACTCTgtaacaatttaattatttatccgTATATATGTAAGTTTACATATGTtctaagcagggatcatattttcccgcaacatcaatcggtctggatttaaatgggggaaAACTATCtaaaaatttatatccgaaatcatgacaaattacgttaaaatatataccattgattttgccattcatgaaggtggtataataaatgtacaagtttaattctcttaggcattttttttaattggaaaatacaagttttctcaattggttttatcatttgctatttcattgttgtttcgtgtgctgttttatcagactttttttcatcgttgtcaatattattaatctgtgtaagtctataccgatgttttaaatcgttttcGACTCGacaatagcttacaaacatgcactgaaccaaacaaatgtctatGCGttggttggctactgacaataacaaaaccaaataattaagaaataattcatttACGTTAtgatagtttgttgtcgaattacccacggccgatagtttagatgcgtagggattaaatcacgagtgcgaagcaggAGTGATTTGATACCACACATCTAAACTTCCAGtcatgggttattcaacaacaaactataaagtacacgaataatttcgattctaacagggtttttactaaagatttatacaatgtacatCATTTTTCTTGtgcactattttatgtgaagttccacccataaaaataactttagtCCGTTCTGTTGATCAGATCCGCCATTTTCATTCATATATTACCGGGTTATtatgctggtggaaaatgtatccgcatgttttgtttagttatatCACGTGCTTTAAGTCTGTAAGGTctgcccataattattgcagaataacccatagatgattttcttctttgtttatatacaAGTTTTCACATGCTTTTTAGAATCGTTGTTTATTTCTATCTcagatattattaaatttattacagtTTATCGATACAGtgataacaatacattacaatcgcaacatattgttttgtatcacATGCACGTCAATTTACATCGAAGACCGATTATAATTAAACCAGTGCGCGCAGTCATCTTAGCAGGCAAAACAGAGAAACCGCTCTAACAATGATAACTATCAATAGACACACAACGACACCGATAATCGATCGATATGTACATTGCAGGCCTTAAGTcccttaaattgttttgcgatttttttcAGTTCACAAAATTTTCAACCACCTGCATTAATTTCGGACatgtctttaatccgctgttcacaagtttttgattcttggtctgatgtgcaataaaccggtactgaccggtttagagactgcagcgaatggttcaTCACACCTTAtcaagataagaatgtaattTGGGTGTGTTAggatgtgcactgtgtaatccaTTTCATGACattggaattttagcaaacagaatcggaccgatttttggggattttcaatcggtctttcatgaccccaaccGGTCTAAGACCGACAAAAcggaaaaaaatatgatccctggttctAAGGTACATGCAATCTAAAGTGCAGTTTTGTACATGTGTCTAATAGCAGAAATTACTCAGCCACTACACACAAGCAGCGTTGTCATTAGGATTCTTTGTAGCaggcttttgagttatttgaggaggccaaGTTGTGCGAGCACTGAAGGTGCGAGTTGCTAGGGGGGTCCAGGGGCATGCTGCTCGGAAATTTTTTGaaataaaggtgccaaatcgtggcttctgaccaattttgggcacataatttacatgattttgctcagttaaaatagaggatatttatgtGAATGGTAAAGAAAAATTAAAGTCCTCGGGTTACATCAACTCTGAAATTATCAAGACTTAAATACTTTGCAGTGGAAACTTCTTTGGGCCATATTTTTTCCAATACAAATTTGGACATAGCTAAACATTGCATTGCCAATTCAATATATTGAGCATTTAAGGCATGGTCAGGACCTTTCTACACGTAAgtggattggggccggggccctcaAGGGGGAAATTTCACATCGTTTAGGGGAATTTCAGATGATCTTTTCACAAACCATTCAACGCttaaaattgctatttaatattttaaaggttgatagcacgataccagctagcaacataggtataaaagttaaaaaaaaacaaaaacattttggaagtgggaatttttagctgaaataggggaataaagtatactattttaagttggaaatggggccgaatttcggcccctaAAACAGTCAAACAAGGGCCCTGATTGTGCCTAGGCCAAGGCCAACCTTAATCATGAAAAAATCAGGGAAGCTCGATTTTGGGGTTCGAGAGTTCTATTTATCCTAATGAAAGACTCCGCGGAGAAACCAAACATAGAAACCAAACATGAACGAAATTTGtcgaaacatgaaaaaaaaaaaaattgaaatgtaacAGGAAAGTGCATTTATCAGGAGGCGCCAGTAAATGATAAAAgttaacaaaactggaacaaaATAACTCCTACAGCAAACTATTGTTCTTGCTCAAATTACAAAAGAAAAAGtagtttatttttcattttttggaCATGTTGACTTTGTCACAGTATCAAATTCGTAAATATATTGATACGACCAATGAGaaagcagttaacatatatcggttCCGTTTCAGACTGTTAGTATATATAAACGAGTACTAAATATCTCGTCATCGTCATGAAAATTTGcggatttgtttttcttttttttctgaatttGAGCCGGCCTAAATAACATTTAAGGTAGTCAAATCGGCCACCAGCCGCCTCCTTATGACAACGCTGCACAAGATGATGTTTGATATGtaatgtactaaatatgatacATAAGATATTCTGCTATATTTGGATATGTGACTGATATACATTACTTGAGATTTAGTATTGTTAATACCGGTATATACTTTCAGGATGAGTATAAACACACTTATGAAATTATCTTGAGAGGTTCGTTACTTATACATACCGTCAAGAACAGAACCTACCCCTTTAACGTTTGCAGATTACTATTTCTTTAATAACATTGAACTTTACTAGTATTCCGACATCGTAACATTAGTTTGCTTTTAGATTAATTCCTTTTATGGTAAATAAATTGTGCACAAAATTTCTCTATCCTGTAGGTGTAAAGAGATGAAATATGGACAATGACTGAAACCTTAACCTTGAAAGGGATTCAACCTGCGAAAAATATTAATCCATCCACCAAATGAACCTACAGTGGGAGAGTGTTACTTTTTGACAGGTTTCCATTGGACAGGCTAACAAAACAGACAGTTATTTTCCTACCAGTAGTTCAGGAAATGGTCCTGTACTTCTGAATATGTTGTCTATGAATCCTGCTGAGCAGTGtctgttcattgaaattcatctGTGCCTGGAAATATGAATGCTGACTATTCCAATGCTGCAAAGACAATGGTCCCCCTTTTAATAAAACCAGCTAAGAGGAAATTGGACAAAACATGTGACCAAGTGAGCGCTAAGAGAATGAAAAAAGCCAAGACACTTGAGAAGGACAAGACTGAAAACCTTCTTCCAGAGAGGAACCTAGCAAGCTGTATGAAGCTAGAACCTTCAGATAATGACCACTTTCTGTACTGTGGAGAATGCAACAAAGAGTTTGAAGGGGACTGCCCTGTCCATGGACCATACAACTTCATACAGGACAAAGAGGTGCCAGAAGGGGACCCCTATAGAGCTGATCATACTCTTCCAGATGACCTTGAAATTAAAACCTCAAAATTATTTGGACCTGGTCTTGGGGTATTTTCAAAAGTTAGACTAGAGTCCAGGATCATGTTTGGACCGTATAGGGGCGATACCATCTCTGACAACCATAAATCAGGATATTGCTGGCAGATCTATAAGGAAGGCAAAGCGAGCCACTGTGTGGATGCCCAGAACAAGGCCACCTCTAACTGGATGAGATACATTAACTGTGCAATGACAGAGGCAGATCAGAACCTTGTAGCGTTTCAGTACAAAGGAGGCATCTATTACTGCACATTCAAGCCAGTTTCACCAGAAGAAGAACTGCTTGTCTATTACGGAGATGAATACGCCAGAAAACTTGGCATCAACAGAGACAAGAACTTGCTCTTCAGACCTAAATATGTCAATGGAGAAGAAAGTGACATTTTACAAACTGTCATGGAAAAGcacttaaaaaatgcaaaattacaGAAGAAGAACATAGAAAACAAGGATGAAAAGGAGTACAATGGTGAGATGTGGAATAATATTAGTAATAACAGAAgtcacttgaagacacacatgaggatacatgcTGGAGAGAAACTGTACAAGTGTGGGGTGTGTGGTTATGAATGTAACCAGAGTTGTAACTTAaagaaacacatgaggatacatacaggagagaaaccatacaagtgtgaggtgtgtggttttGAATGTAACCAGGGTGGTTCCTTGAAgtcacacatgaggatacatacaggagagaaaccgtacaagtgtgaggtgtgtggttatgcatttaAGGGGAGTAATGCCTTGAAGAGTCACTTGGAGAGACACATCAGGATACATACTGGAGAGAGAGAATACAATTGTGGGGTATGTGGTTATGTGTATAACCATAGCAGTGCCTtaaagagacacatgaggatTCATACAGGAGAGACAGAGTACAAGTGTGAgttgtgtggttatgcatgtaaccggAGTTATACCTTGAAGACGCACATGAGGAcacatacaggagagaaaccgtacaagtgtgaggtgtgtggttttACATTTAAACAGAGTAGTCACATGAAGACACACATGAAGACACATGCAGAAGAAAGACTGtataagtgtgaggtgtgtggttatacATGTAAACTGAGTGGTAACTTAAAGACTCACATGATGATACATGCAGAagagagactgtacaagtgtggGGTGTGTGGTTATGAATGTAACCTGAGTAGTCAcatgaagacacacatgaggatacatacaggagagaaaccctacaagtgtgaggtgtgtggaaATACATTCAACCAGAGTGGTCACTTGAAGGGACatatgaggatacatacaggagagggACTGTCCAAGTGTGTGGTGTGTGGTAAGGCATTTACCCACAGTAGTcatttgaagagacacatgaggatacatacagaagaGAGAAAGTTTAAGTGTGATGTTTGTGGTTTTGCATGTAATGGGAGCAataacttgaagacacacatgaggatacatacaggagagagacactacaagtgtgaggtgtgtggttatgcatttaATCATAAGGGATCCTTGAAGAGACATATGAGAATTCATTCAGACAATAGACAATAAATATGTTAGGTACATTCTTACGCGTGTTACACGAGTAACATCTTGGAAAGACACATGGGGATACACACAGAAGAGAGATTGTACACATATTGAGTGTTATGCATTTCACCAGAGTggtaccttgaagacacacatgaggatataTACAGGAAAGAtagtacaagtgtgaggtgtgtggttatatATTCAACCAGAGTACTAACTTGAAGAGATAcgtgaggatacatacaggagagagactgtACAAGTTTGAGGTACAGTGTATGTGGTAATACATGTAACAAGAGAGATTACTTGAAGAGACACTTGATGATACATACAAGAGAGAGGCTGTACAAGCTTGAGGTTATGCATTTACCCAGAGAGAGGCATATTAGGACACATTCAGACAAGAGACTATAAATCCGTGAGGTGTGTGCTTATGCGTGTAACACGTAATTCCCATGTGTGTGTAACACGAACACACAAATGGGAATACATTTCATGAGAGAGAgcacaagtgtgaggtgtgtggtttaCCAGAGTGTTAACTGTTTTCTCCATCAAGTTGGTATGATACTGCAGATGATTGGGGTTTTAGATGCTATGTAGCAACTCACAAAgtgaaatatatttaacataaatatatatagaatAAAGCTTTACTTAGTGACGCTTGACTTACTGATTTTCTGAGTGATACATATCGATTTCATTAAACGTTGTAAGAcaacttttattataaattatcttaAATTTAACTAAGAAATAAAGACTGTGTGTCATTACTGTCTAATCTAAGGACTATTGTTATTATTGATGTTAGACATAGAACTTGTAAACACTAAAATAATGATGACTTTGTGAGTTGCTTTTCGCATCTGTCAAACTATAGACTGCATCTCAAACACAATTCATCAGCAACAGCATCTCAATCAGCAATGGCTTAATTACAAATAGTGTTTGCATATTGGAAAATTGTAATTAAAACTTCATACAGACGGGATATATTCAGGAATTAAGTGCACTAAGTTTTGTTAACCATCTTACTCTTGTTTCATCTTGTTGACAATTATATGTTGAATATGCATTCCATGACTTGTGTTGTTCTATTGTTCTCTTGTCAGTGtgcttgtatatattttataattctgatatTCTTGGTTTTGTTGAGCTTAATCTTTAAAAATTTGCAGATATGTTAAAGCAAGCTAACATTAAAGATAATGTAAAATGAACAAAGGTTTGCACTTGTCAGTTTCATTTTAAAGCtagttctgaaaataaaagtattaTACATGTTCACTCCCTttgctgttttattaaaataatttttagctcacctgattgctcaggtgagctattgtgaccggtctttgtccgtcgtccgtccgtccgtcttctgtccgtccatccacatttgttcgtaaacacttaagaggccacatttatttccaatctttatgaaacttggtcagaagatttgtcttaatgaaatctcggtcgagttcgaaactgggtcgtgctgagtcaaaaactaggtcactaggtcaaaaaaagaaaaaaacttgtaaacactgtagaagtcacatttcatgcccaatcttcgtgtaattttgtcaaaatgtttgtcttaataatttgttggttgagttcaaaagtggttccggtccgttgaaaattaatacatggccgccagtgggcggggcagttttccttatttggctatagagaaaccttgtaaacactctagatgtcacaatttttgcccaatcatcatgaaagtaggtcaaaacattggttttattgatatctcgaacgagttcgaaaatggtccaggtcggtgaaaaaacatggctgccagtaggcggggcatttttctctatatgtatatagtgaaaacatgtgaacactcgagaagtcacatttttggcccaattttcatgaaatttggtcagaacatttgtttccttaatatgagagttgagtttgaaaatggttccggtcagttgaataacatggctg encodes:
- the LOC127856228 gene encoding zinc finger protein 492-like; its protein translation is MNADYSNAAKTMVPLLIKPAKRKLDKTCDQVSAKRMKKAKTLEKDKTENLLPERNLASCMKLEPSDNDHFLYCGECNKEFEGDCPVHGPYNFIQDKEVPEGDPYRADHTLPDDLEIKTSKLFGPGLGVFSKVRLESRIMFGPYRGDTISDNHKSGYCWQIYKEGKASHCVDAQNKATSNWMRYINCAMTEADQNLVAFQYKGGIYYCTFKPVSPEEELLVYYGDEYARKLGINRDKNLLFRPKYVNGEESDILQTVMEKHLKNAKLQKKNIENKDEKEYNGEMWNNISNNRSHLKTHMRIHAGEKLYKCGVCGYECNQSCNLKKHMRIHTGEKPYKCEVCGFECNQGGSLKSHMRIHTGEKPYKCEVCGYAFKGSNALKSHLERHIRIHTGEREYNCGVCGYVYNHSSALKRHMRIHTGETEYKCELCGYACNRSYTLKTHMRTHTGEKPYKCEVCGFTFKQSSHMKTHMKTHAEERLYKCEVCGYTCKLSGNLKTHMMIHAEERLYKCGVCGYECNLSSHMKTHMRIHTGEKPYKCEVCGNTFNQSGHLKGHMRIHTGEGLSKCVVCGKAFTHSSHLKRHMRIHTEERKFKCDVCGFACNGSNNLKTHMRIHTGERHYKCEVCGYAFNHKGSLKRHMRIHSDNRQ